One genomic region from Cyanobium usitatum str. Tous encodes:
- the trpB gene encoding tryptophan synthase subunit beta produces MTSTVPPISAASGVDPAALERAARPNSLGRYGQFGGQYVPETLIPALAELEQAAAEAWQDPAFTDRLNHLLRTYVGRPNPLYEAERLTEHYRRPEGGPRIWLKREDLNHTGAHKINNALGQALLALRMGKKRIIAETGAGQHGVATATVCARFGLECVVYMGAEDMRRQALNVFRMRLLGATVQPVTAGTATLKDATSEAIRDWVTNVESTHYILGSVAGPHPYPMLVRDFHAVIGEETKRQCHEAFGRNPDVLVACVGGGSNAMGLFHPFVQDTDVRLVGVEAAGDGVATGRHAATITEGRVGVLHGAMSLLLQDEEGQVQEAHSISAGLDYPGVGPEHSYLKTIGRAEYGAVTDTEALDALQLLCRLEGIIPALETAHAFAWLEKLCPTLAPGTEVVLNLSGRGDKDVNTVAEKLGDKMGG; encoded by the coding sequence GTGACAAGCACCGTCCCTCCCATCTCCGCAGCCAGCGGCGTCGATCCAGCGGCCCTGGAGCGCGCAGCTCGCCCTAACAGCCTGGGCCGCTACGGCCAGTTCGGCGGCCAGTATGTGCCGGAAACGCTGATCCCCGCTCTGGCGGAGCTGGAGCAGGCCGCGGCTGAGGCTTGGCAGGATCCTGCTTTTACCGATCGGCTCAACCACCTGCTGCGCACCTATGTGGGGCGGCCCAATCCGCTCTATGAAGCCGAGCGGCTTACGGAGCACTACCGCCGGCCCGAGGGCGGTCCGCGCATCTGGCTGAAGCGCGAAGACCTCAATCACACCGGCGCCCACAAGATCAATAACGCCCTCGGCCAGGCGCTGCTGGCCCTGCGCATGGGCAAAAAGCGGATCATTGCCGAAACCGGCGCCGGTCAGCACGGCGTGGCCACGGCCACCGTCTGCGCCCGTTTCGGCTTGGAGTGCGTGGTGTACATGGGCGCGGAAGACATGCGCCGCCAGGCCCTCAACGTGTTCCGCATGCGTTTGCTGGGGGCCACGGTGCAGCCGGTCACCGCCGGCACCGCCACCCTCAAGGACGCCACCAGCGAAGCGATCCGCGACTGGGTCACCAACGTGGAGAGCACCCACTACATTCTTGGCTCGGTGGCCGGGCCCCATCCCTACCCGATGCTGGTGCGCGATTTCCACGCCGTGATCGGTGAGGAAACCAAGCGCCAGTGCCACGAGGCCTTTGGCCGCAATCCCGATGTGCTGGTGGCCTGCGTGGGCGGGGGCTCCAATGCCATGGGCCTGTTCCATCCCTTCGTGCAGGACACGGACGTGCGGCTAGTGGGGGTGGAGGCTGCTGGAGATGGCGTGGCCACCGGCCGCCATGCCGCCACGATTACCGAGGGCCGAGTTGGGGTGCTGCACGGCGCCATGAGCCTGCTGCTCCAGGACGAGGAGGGCCAGGTGCAGGAGGCCCACTCGATCAGTGCCGGCCTCGATTACCCCGGCGTCGGCCCCGAGCACAGCTACCTCAAAACCATCGGCCGGGCCGAATACGGCGCCGTCACCGACACCGAGGCCCTGGACGCCCTGCAACTTCTGTGTCGCCTGGAGGGCATCATCCCGGCCCTGGAAACGGCCCACGCCTTTGCCTGGTTGGAGAAGCTCTGCCCCACTCTGGCCCCCGGCACCGAGGTGGTGCTCAACCTCTCGGGCCGCGGCGACAAGGACGTCAACACCGTGGCTGAGAAGCTCGGCGACAAGATGGGGGGCTGA
- a CDS encoding cysteine hydrolase family protein, which yields MIAPAGAARMEAAHMEPVPLTAWWQPGVMALLLVDLQQGTCGDAQPRPRPAFDEQFSAHTLPAAQRTLAAARRGGLEVIHTVMANLTSNGRDRSLDYKRCGMGFPPGSRAAQVIAELAPWPDELVLPKSSSSPFSSTTLDYLLRNIGIRTLVVIGLLTDQCIDHTVKDAADRGYRVVCLTDACQAETPERHAAALACFQGYASLMSVDAFLALLQPSS from the coding sequence ATGATTGCCCCAGCCGGCGCTGCCCGCATGGAAGCTGCCCACATGGAACCGGTCCCCCTAACGGCCTGGTGGCAGCCCGGCGTCATGGCCCTGCTGCTGGTGGACCTGCAGCAGGGCACCTGCGGTGATGCTCAGCCGCGACCGCGGCCGGCCTTTGATGAGCAGTTCTCCGCCCACACGCTGCCTGCCGCCCAACGCACCCTGGCGGCGGCACGCCGGGGCGGGCTGGAGGTGATCCACACGGTGATGGCCAACCTCACCAGCAACGGCCGCGACCGCAGCCTCGATTACAAACGCTGCGGCATGGGCTTCCCACCTGGCAGCCGCGCCGCCCAGGTAATCGCCGAACTGGCGCCATGGCCGGATGAGCTGGTGCTGCCGAAAAGCTCGTCGTCGCCATTCAGCTCCACCACGCTCGACTACCTGCTGCGCAACATCGGCATCCGCACCCTGGTGGTGATCGGCCTGCTCACCGACCAGTGCATCGACCACACGGTGAAGGATGCCGCCGACCGCGGCTACCGGGTGGTGTGCCTCACCGACGCCTGCCAGGCGGAGACTCCCGAGCGACACGCCGCGGCACTGGCGTGCTTCCAGGGCTACGCCTCGCTCATGAGCGTGGACGCATTTCTGGCGCTCCTGCAGCCCTCGTCCTGA
- a CDS encoding glutamine synthetase family protein: MSQPLSPPVAALADQGIRWVAITWVNHAGAPLVKVVPLSAFDAAAAVGVGFSPVSDAFRADGAIDPAHRLARPDGDLRLRADAAALALLEPGSGWAWAPGERFERTGKPYVGDQRHRCRQQQEQLLQAGVELQAGFELEWLVASHRPDADPHPAIPGGPYGADRLMEGLDYATALLDGLEAAGIPWLQFHPEYGAGQFELSLAPGTPLEAADRLVHARLVIQRVTRRFGWRCSFSPKPSLERVGNGGHLHLSLQRDGLPLLQGGDGPGGLSAAGGAVLAALLEELPALLALACPLEISYRRLAPGSWSAPYQVWGIENREAALRLIPTAADGAAAHLELKVVDLAANPYLLLAAVQAVALDGLEQARSLPPPVSGDPAHLPAGAAVRLPASLAEASAAFTASALLRQAFGEDLHASLLDSQAAEVRRCAGLGDAALAAGDAWWPLVGGVGWD, from the coding sequence GTGTCCCAGCCCCTGTCGCCGCCAGTTGCCGCCCTCGCCGATCAGGGCATCCGCTGGGTGGCGATCACCTGGGTGAACCATGCCGGCGCCCCCTTGGTGAAGGTGGTGCCGCTATCGGCTTTTGACGCGGCGGCGGCCGTGGGCGTGGGCTTTTCGCCCGTCTCGGATGCCTTCCGCGCCGATGGCGCCATCGATCCGGCCCATCGCCTGGCCCGCCCCGATGGGGATCTGCGTCTGCGGGCCGATGCCGCTGCCCTGGCGTTGCTTGAGCCCGGCAGCGGCTGGGCCTGGGCGCCGGGGGAGCGCTTTGAACGCACCGGCAAGCCCTACGTGGGCGATCAGCGGCACCGATGCCGCCAGCAGCAGGAGCAGCTTCTGCAGGCTGGTGTCGAGCTGCAGGCCGGCTTCGAACTGGAGTGGCTGGTGGCTAGCCATCGCCCCGATGCCGATCCCCATCCGGCCATTCCCGGTGGCCCCTATGGCGCCGATCGGCTGATGGAGGGGCTGGATTACGCCACGGCCCTGCTCGATGGACTGGAGGCCGCCGGCATTCCCTGGCTGCAGTTCCACCCGGAATACGGGGCCGGGCAGTTTGAGCTGTCGCTCGCTCCGGGTACGCCCCTGGAGGCGGCCGACCGATTGGTGCACGCCCGGCTCGTGATTCAGCGGGTGACGCGCCGCTTTGGCTGGCGCTGCAGTTTCAGTCCCAAGCCCAGCCTGGAGCGGGTGGGCAATGGGGGCCATCTGCACCTGAGCCTGCAGCGCGATGGCTTGCCGCTGCTGCAGGGGGGCGACGGTCCTGGCGGGCTCAGCGCTGCGGGTGGCGCCGTGCTGGCGGCCCTGCTGGAGGAGCTGCCGGCCCTGCTCGCCCTGGCCTGTCCCCTGGAGATCTCCTACCGGCGCTTGGCGCCGGGGTCCTGGTCGGCGCCCTATCAAGTGTGGGGCATCGAGAATCGGGAAGCGGCCCTGCGCCTAATTCCCACCGCTGCCGATGGTGCCGCCGCCCACCTGGAGCTCAAGGTGGTGGATCTGGCGGCCAATCCCTACCTGTTGCTGGCGGCCGTGCAGGCCGTGGCCCTGGACGGGCTGGAGCAGGCCCGGTCCCTGCCGCCGCCGGTGAGTGGCGATCCGGCCCATCTGCCGGCCGGTGCGGCGGTGCGATTGCCCGCGAGCTTGGCTGAGGCTTCAGCCGCCTTCACCGCCAGTGCTCTGCTGCGCCAGGCCTTTGGGGAGGACCTACACGCCAGCCTGCTGGATAGCCAGGCCGCCGAGGTGCGCCGCTGCGCCGGCCTCGGCGATGCTGCCCTGGCTGCGGGGGATGCCTGGTGGCCGCTAGTGGGCGGCGTGGGCTGGGATTGA
- the def gene encoding peptide deformylase, producing the protein MAVRTVLRLGNPCLRLRAQPVLDVHDPALMKLITDLHDTMEACSGAGLAAPQIGVLLRVVLFGGGGPNPRYPDAPPLPRTLLINPVLTPLGQERDEGWEGCLSVPGLRGRVSRWQRLRYQGFDGDGQPVDRCVEGFHARVVQHECDHLDGVLFPDRLSDPTAFGFILELETAGLIPTVPA; encoded by the coding sequence ATGGCGGTACGCACCGTTCTGCGGCTGGGCAATCCCTGTCTGCGCCTACGCGCCCAGCCCGTGCTGGATGTTCACGATCCCGCCTTGATGAAACTGATTACGGATCTGCACGACACGATGGAGGCCTGCAGCGGCGCCGGCCTGGCTGCTCCCCAAATCGGCGTGCTGCTGCGGGTAGTGCTGTTCGGTGGTGGTGGGCCCAACCCCCGCTACCCCGATGCGCCACCGCTTCCCCGCACCCTGTTGATCAATCCCGTGCTCACCCCGCTCGGACAGGAGCGTGATGAGGGCTGGGAGGGATGTCTGAGTGTGCCGGGGTTGAGGGGGCGGGTGTCGCGTTGGCAACGGCTGCGCTACCAGGGTTTCGATGGCGATGGTCAGCCCGTGGATCGTTGCGTGGAGGGGTTTCATGCCCGGGTGGTCCAGCACGAGTGCGACCACCTCGATGGCGTGCTTTTCCCCGACCGGCTCAGCGATCCCACCGCCTTCGGGTTCATTCTGGAGTTAGAGACCGCAGGGCTGATTCCAACGGTCCCCGCTTAG
- a CDS encoding HrcA family transcriptional regulator: MEPVGSQTLVRRFGLQASPATVRSAMGALEQRGLLTQPHPSAGRIPSQQGYRTYVDQLLPAPGAAALQLERELTGLSLQWAALDDLLLHLSRRLADLTGLLSLITRPQRQQSQLQALRLVASGERLLVFLVEGGATASSLNLRLPCLAVAELASLERWVAAQLDGGSIDWAALPSHLTSSGAVLRQALASHGQSRQLEGEGAVAMGLAGLLAQPEFSQTLSLRPLVELVEDAPQQLLPQPGIWIGAEHPHRALHQCAVVQANYRSGDGGVGQVALVGPMRMAYATARAAVGSVAQALERLLG; encoded by the coding sequence ATGGAGCCGGTGGGCAGCCAGACCCTGGTGCGCCGTTTTGGCCTGCAGGCCAGCCCGGCGACGGTGCGCTCAGCCATGGGGGCCCTGGAGCAGCGTGGCCTGCTCACCCAGCCCCACCCCTCCGCTGGCCGAATCCCCAGCCAGCAGGGCTATCGCACCTACGTGGATCAGCTGCTGCCCGCGCCAGGCGCGGCCGCCCTGCAGCTGGAGCGCGAACTCACCGGACTCAGCCTGCAGTGGGCAGCCCTCGACGATCTGCTGCTGCATCTGAGCCGGCGCCTGGCAGATCTCACAGGCCTGCTCAGCTTGATCACCAGGCCCCAACGCCAGCAGTCCCAGCTGCAGGCCCTACGACTGGTGGCCAGTGGTGAACGCCTGCTGGTGTTCCTGGTGGAGGGGGGCGCCACAGCCAGCAGCCTCAACTTGCGGCTGCCCTGCCTTGCAGTAGCGGAACTGGCGTCCCTGGAGCGCTGGGTCGCGGCCCAGCTGGATGGCGGCAGCATCGACTGGGCCGCCCTGCCCTCCCACCTAACCAGCAGCGGCGCCGTGCTGCGCCAAGCGCTGGCTAGCCATGGGCAGTCGCGGCAGCTGGAGGGCGAAGGCGCTGTAGCCATGGGCCTCGCTGGCCTGCTTGCCCAGCCGGAATTCAGCCAGACCCTCAGCCTGCGCCCCTTAGTGGAGCTGGTGGAGGATGCGCCCCAACAGCTGCTACCCCAGCCGGGCATTTGGATCGGCGCCGAGCATCCCCACCGGGCCCTGCACCAGTGCGCCGTGGTGCAGGCCAACTACCGCAGCGGCGACGGCGGGGTGGGCCAGGTGGCCCTGGTGGGGCCAATGCGCATGGCCTACGCCACGGCGCGAGCCGCCGTGGGTTCGGTGGCCCAGGCGCTGGAGAGGCTTTTGGGTTAA
- a CDS encoding rhodanese-like domain-containing protein: MAPIETTPQTETTPQTIRARDLQERLERGEAIQLVDVREDTELELARLPHAVVHLPLGRSNEWIGQLNQLLDRDRPVAVLCHAGVRSWHLGCWLMQEHGFTAVWNVQGGIDAWSVEVDPAVPRY; encoded by the coding sequence ATGGCACCTATCGAGACGACACCGCAGACCGAGACGACACCGCAGACAATCCGGGCCCGCGACCTGCAAGAGCGGCTGGAGCGGGGCGAGGCGATCCAGCTGGTGGACGTGCGCGAAGACACCGAACTGGAATTGGCCCGCCTGCCCCATGCCGTGGTGCATCTGCCCCTGGGCCGATCTAACGAGTGGATTGGCCAGCTCAACCAGCTGCTCGACCGCGACCGCCCCGTGGCCGTGCTGTGCCACGCCGGTGTGCGCAGCTGGCATCTGGGCTGCTGGCTGATGCAGGAACACGGCTTTACTGCCGTCTGGAACGTGCAAGGGGGCATCGATGCCTGGAGTGTGGAGGTGGATCCGGCCGTACCCCGCTACTAA
- a CDS encoding DUF3352 domain-containing protein, giving the protein MKARPFLAVVLAVALLLLSLAAGGWWLVLQRSPLQLQHQQLVSPRAARFVPRQAALSLYLLSDGEQPVGYARAVAPPRQRRQAAEAVAGLRDGAFAAAGLDYPGELAPWLGRELGFALLASEPGAAPDGWLLALRSRDADGARRFLQRFWQTRSLAGTDLQISSYRGMGLISGRGALVGTSPVPIATALIDDDLVLIASGRGVLEQALDVSQIDELNQAASPRFKQAVQRLEQGALLLTARPETLGPWLGLPGEFTAPGVVQELVASLRPDKRSLELDALLQFAADAAVPAPSVDATGDIDPTGAALLAALQGPSESLALIQRPAAWPAYWQPLLAAVLQAEPGSFPALVTAAADGPLLRSEASQGWLLGTGVDQPPPEALAGVLAAEGLIAAPLPVEGDPDLRVWTRLEAGQAGRRFARGDANQLQASLEGARSGQGRLAWWGQTLAVLQEQRDSRKPPRLRLEQLAGLDLPQAPLQWAMAAGRAQPLLQRWSTWQLLSALAGQPLAPAVHSLSLGWEAQPDANLHLKARLEFG; this is encoded by the coding sequence ATGAAGGCCCGCCCGTTTTTGGCGGTCGTGCTGGCGGTGGCATTGCTGTTGCTGAGCCTGGCGGCGGGTGGCTGGTGGCTGGTGCTGCAGCGCTCCCCCCTGCAACTACAGCACCAGCAGCTGGTGTCGCCCCGGGCGGCCCGCTTTGTGCCCCGCCAAGCCGCTCTGAGCCTCTATCTGCTCAGCGATGGCGAGCAGCCGGTTGGCTACGCCCGGGCGGTGGCTCCCCCTCGCCAGCGGCGCCAGGCGGCTGAGGCGGTCGCCGGCCTTAGGGATGGCGCTTTCGCCGCCGCTGGCCTCGACTATCCCGGCGAGCTGGCCCCCTGGTTGGGCCGCGAACTCGGCTTTGCCCTACTGGCCTCAGAGCCCGGGGCGGCGCCCGATGGCTGGTTGCTGGCCCTGCGCAGCCGCGACGCTGACGGCGCCCGCCGTTTCCTGCAGCGCTTCTGGCAGACCCGCAGTCTGGCGGGCACCGACCTGCAGATCAGCAGCTACCGCGGCATGGGCTTGATCAGTGGCCGTGGTGCCCTGGTGGGCACCAGCCCGGTGCCGATCGCTACGGCGCTGATCGACGACGACCTGGTGTTGATCGCGTCGGGCCGGGGGGTGCTGGAGCAGGCCCTCGACGTCTCCCAGATCGATGAGCTCAACCAGGCGGCCAGCCCCCGCTTTAAGCAGGCGGTGCAACGCCTTGAGCAGGGGGCGCTGCTGCTAACAGCCCGGCCAGAAACCCTGGGGCCCTGGTTGGGGTTGCCGGGTGAGTTCACGGCGCCTGGGGTGGTGCAGGAGCTGGTGGCCAGCCTGCGCCCCGACAAGCGCTCCTTGGAGCTGGATGCCCTGCTGCAGTTCGCGGCAGATGCCGCAGTGCCGGCTCCCTCGGTTGATGCCACTGGGGACATTGACCCCACAGGAGCAGCTTTATTAGCGGCTCTGCAGGGCCCCTCAGAGAGCTTGGCCCTGATCCAGCGCCCCGCCGCTTGGCCGGCCTACTGGCAGCCCCTGCTGGCGGCAGTGCTGCAGGCCGAGCCGGGATCGTTCCCGGCCCTGGTGACCGCTGCCGCCGATGGCCCGCTGCTGCGCAGTGAGGCAAGTCAGGGCTGGCTGCTCGGCACTGGCGTCGACCAACCGCCGCCGGAGGCCCTCGCAGGGGTGCTGGCCGCCGAGGGATTGATCGCCGCGCCGCTGCCGGTGGAAGGGGATCCCGATCTGCGGGTCTGGACCAGGCTGGAGGCTGGCCAGGCTGGACGCCGATTCGCCCGCGGCGATGCCAACCAGCTGCAGGCCAGCCTGGAGGGCGCCCGCTCCGGCCAGGGCCGCCTGGCCTGGTGGGGCCAGACCCTGGCGGTGCTGCAGGAGCAGCGTGACTCCCGCAAGCCGCCCCGGCTGCGGCTGGAGCAGCTCGCCGGCCTCGATCTACCCCAGGCTCCCCTGCAGTGGGCTATGGCGGCGGGCCGGGCCCAGCCCTTGCTGCAGCGCTGGAGCACCTGGCAGCTGTTGTCGGCCCTGGCCGGCCAGCCCCTGGCCCCGGCCGTGCATAGCCTGAGCCTGGGCTGGGAAGCGCAGCCTGACGCCAACCTGCACCTCAAGGCCCGCCTTGAATTTGGTTGA
- a CDS encoding SixA phosphatase family protein codes for MARAERVAVESELVASEPVERELLLWRHGIAEDRHPDRPDQERALTAEGRQRTAAVAAELCRLQLHCDRLLSSPLRRALQTAEIGVAAGLAPALELEDRLAPGGDPRPLLQAGPWRRLGLVGHEPDLGELASSLLGLPAGTISVRKAGIVLLRLGPTGASLEALIGPRLLRLRRDG; via the coding sequence ATGGCTAGAGCTGAGCGCGTAGCGGTTGAGAGTGAACTGGTTGCGAGTGAACCGGTTGAGCGCGAACTGCTGCTCTGGCGCCATGGCATCGCCGAAGATCGCCACCCTGATCGCCCTGATCAGGAGCGGGCCCTTACGGCTGAAGGCCGTCAGCGCACTGCGGCCGTGGCGGCGGAGTTGTGCCGCTTGCAGCTCCACTGTGATCGCCTGCTGAGCAGCCCCCTGCGGCGGGCGCTGCAGACCGCTGAAATTGGGGTGGCGGCTGGTCTGGCGCCGGCGCTGGAGTTGGAGGATCGCCTGGCTCCGGGCGGTGATCCCCGGCCGCTGCTGCAGGCGGGCCCTTGGCGGCGCCTTGGCCTGGTGGGCCATGAGCCAGACCTGGGCGAGCTGGCCTCGAGCCTGCTGGGGTTGCCGGCGGGCACGATTTCGGTGCGTAAGGCCGGCATCGTGCTGCTGCGCCTGGGCCCAACTGGCGCCAGCTTGGAGGCCCTAATTGGCCCACGGTTGCTGCGGCTACGGCGGGATGGCTAG